A window from Thunnus albacares chromosome 19, fThuAlb1.1, whole genome shotgun sequence encodes these proteins:
- the LOC122969226 gene encoding uncharacterized protein LOC122969226: MFQFSKYPMDILEMLSGHQAHQFKGLGLERQLSHQQQVQLQHQQQLQQQHQPSADSSGSLLSGLGLGSLQSSRSNAFADSSSLFAKMSAPPPSISHQSQSSSSSHSSRKSSKMSSSSSSGSGSSSSGYPQFLRPFHPAEAALAQEQLHSGMGRFDFGGSSSGGSAGVIGGVVTPAPPPPPLHPGLSVPQPSSGPSSSSPSPSTSTSASNNPSSSTAVPLVGQSDPRSLHQQFSCMLAANQYFLSGVPTNSSLEQFLVQQGTHNHLGLGLGQGATDSNSALAPPPALHSSHSHTTPQPQQQQQQLTPHALSHPHSHTHHPHPLHPAPQPAPLGGFDFQGIPVLSSNQIASLMQQEAGLPLPLPLHLSLAKDDAKSGDSSSTSTSSGGSRRKKAMAGYLPQRKTDTSSHSQSSHSHSSSSVSNCHNSSSSGHSQSSSSGLVGGGSGGVGISGIGSEPQHSSLLSSSSQQQQSSSTVSSSSSAPPSSNSTSVLVANGNQQLSKSQDSHSNSSSGQPEPEPLYHCGECGKTFTHLSSLRRHLRSHGLTPNSQSRKSDCNSPSPERIFCCGECGKRFKKRGHLIQHSVTHSENRPFVCNICQKSFNRRESLTRHEKIHDEKPFRCPACGRCFRESTSLLNHAASGACGKPPRSSKNRTGTGGSGSSNPSGSKMGSGGDRVGISNDGTGMANDKYATDYSRNRYQNQSSYNSGVDDYRRTQSSSLYSSEGTLASEMTSQTLRKAPLAPTLHPHPQSQQQQQQQQQQQQQQHHHQPQQPHLPLSSLLDDSEDEVTSSAMSAIAAAAAASCDINTENRDGERRDIIGGLLGGLGFGNMGGPSTTSSLNGSTMPLTHPSQPHAKPRRPRKPREKRDPGAIVRRRRSPALQGDGSERPYGCQICGKRFRRAETLRRHNRVHTGEKPHACDVCGKMFREPFHLTKHLTVHSGQKNYKCNLCGKMFAYAQSLVRHGKLHRKGEIDSQGRRIKGAAAAAAAAAAAAISQVANSGNSDYFSSCSQGEKSPTSGTPSQRLYTCTVCWKSFRHYFHLTAHQQTVHGGGVGLEKSFRCEVCGKAFAYSNSLVRHKLSQHGIDRNGQRVNHSQPSGYSPLFYDSPSSSNYTGSSHMQQGASGQQQQQQQQPQQQPQQQQQQQQQQQQPPQQQQQQQQQQQQQLQHPFHYRSKNFQKRHGQTRKHRKKKRRIVIHSIMRDGKLVGVPLSKDTRRKLLILRKRRGRLQAQLNKKKLLAQLRMKGGMTKVKSWYGGAVKVTGITSMDVPIKRFPCPICPSTTYAKQGFLLVHHAIRHPPRNSGRHARLRCQVCGRRTSSLHKALKHRGQHLKQAAFQCRRCRHRFWNSRLLARHMFSCRGITTSSGGGIWGLMKIKSPLPSQSDSDHSPVQLTVPVVVQPERSTVLTEYSQ, from the coding sequence ATGTTCCAGTTCAGCAAGTACCCCATGGACATTTTAGAGATGCTAAGTGGACACCAAGCCCATCAGTTCAAAGGCCTGGGATTAGAACGACAACTGAGCCACCAACAGCAGGTCCagctgcagcatcagcagcagctccagcagcagcatcagcccAGCGCTGACAGCTCCGGAAGCCTTCTATCTGGACTCGGCCTCGGATCCCTCCAGAGCTCTCGGAGTAATGCCTTCGCAGACTCCTCGTCGTTGTTCGCCAAAATGAGCGCCCCTCCTCCATCCATCTCCCACCAAAGTCAGTCGTCCTCTTCGTCTCACAGCTCCAGGAAGTCCAGTAAGAtgagcagcagtagcagcagcggGAGCGGGAGCTCCTCGTCAGGATACCCCCAGTTTCTGCGGCCTTTTCACCCGGCCGAAGCTGCGCTGGCTCAGGAGCAGCTCCACTCAGGGATGGGACGTTTTGACTTTGGTGGGAGCAGCAGCGGAGGAAGCGCGGGGGTCATCGGGGGCGTCGTCACACCTGCTCCCCCGCCTCCCCCGCTGCATCCAGGTCTCTCTGTCCCCCAGCCCTCTTCTggtccctcctcttcctccccctctccctccacctccacctcagCCTCCAACAACCCCTCCAGCAGCACTGCAGTGCCCTTAGTGGGCCAGTCAGATCCCCGCAGCCTTCATCAGCAGTTCAGCTGCATGCTTGCCGCCAACCAGTACTTCCTGTCCGGAGTCCCCACCAACAGCAGCCTGGAGCAGTTCCTCGTCCAGCAGGGCACTCACAACCACTTGGGCCTGGGCCTCGGCCAAGGGGCCACTGACTCAAACTCGGCCCTGGCCCCTCCTCCTGCCCTCCACTCCTCCCACAGCCACACAACTCCACAGcctcagcagcaacaacagcagttGACCCCTCATGCCTTATCTCATCCACACAGCCACACTCACCACCCGCACCCCCTCCACCCGGCCCCCCAGCCCGCCCCACTGGGTGGCTTTGATTTTCAAGGCATTCCAGTCCTTTCCTCCAACCAGATAGCGTCGTTAATGCAGCAAGAGGCCGgcctccccctccctctgccCCTCCACCTTTCCCTCGCTAAAGACGACGCAAAGTCAGGAGACAGTTCGTCGACGTCGACTTCGAGTGGAGGAAGCAGGAGAAAGAAAGCGATGGCTGGCTACCTGCCCCAGAGGAAAACAGACACTAGTAGCCACAGTCAAAGCAGCCACAGCcatagcagcagcagcgttAGTAACTGCCATAACAGCAGCTCGAGTGGGCACAGTCAGAGCTCCTCATCTGGCCTTGTGGGAGGAGGATCTGGGGGTGTGGGGATAAGTGGCATCGGAAGCGAGCCACAgcattcctctctcctctcatcatcCTCACAGCAACAGCAGTCATCCTCCACCGTCTCCTCTTCTTCGTCTGCCCCTCCTTCCTCTAACTCCACCTCCGTGCTCGTAGCCAACGGTAACCAACAGTTGTCCAAATCCCAAGACAGCCACAGTAACAGTTCATCTGGCCAGCCCGAACCTGAACCCCTTTACCACTGCGGGGAGTGCGGTAAAACCTTCACCCACCTCTCCAGCCTTCGACGGCATCTCCGCAGCCACGGCTTGACACCAAACAGCCAAAGCAGGAAATCAGACTGTAACTCCCCCAGCCCGGAGAGGATATTCTGCTGCGGCGAATGTGGGAAGAGATTTAAAAAGAGGGGTCATCTCATCCAGCACAGCGTCACCCACTCAGAAAACCGGCCTTTTGTCTGCAACATCTGCCAGAAGTCCTTCAACCGTCGCGAGTCGCTCACGAGACACGAGAAGATCCACGACGAGAAGCCTTTCCGTTGTCCGGCTTGCGGACGTTGTTTCCGCGAGAGCACCTCCCTTCTCAACCACGCTGCTTCAGGTGCCTGCGGTAAACCTCCCCGGAGTTCAAAAAACCGAACCGGCACCGGAGGGAGCGGATCGTCCAACCCGAGCGGCAGTAAAATGGGAAGCGGCGGAGACAGGGTAGGGATTTCGAACGACGGGACGGGGATGGCTAACGACAAGTATGCCACAGATTACTCCAGAAATCGCTACCAGAACCAGTCGTCCTACAACAGCGGAGTCGACGACTATAGACGAACACAATCTTCATCTCTGTACTCCTCAGAGGGTACGCTAGCCAGTGAAATGACCAGCCAAACTCTCCGTAAAGCCCCTTTAGCCCCAACTCTTCATCCCCATCCACAGagtcagcaacaacaacagcagcagcagcaacaacaacaacaacagcaccaccaccagccacaacagccacacctccctctctcctccctatTGGATGATTCAGAGGACGAGGTCACAAGCAGCGCGATGTCAGCCATCGCCGCTGCCGCCGCGGCCTCTTGTGATATAAACACAGAGAACAGGGACGGAGAGAGGAGGGATATTATCGGAGGCCTGCTGGGGGGGTTGGGGTTTGGTAACATGGGTGGACCGTCGACCACCTCTAGCCTCAACGGTTCCACCATGCCTTTGACCCACCCCAGCCAGCCCCACGCGAAGCCCAGGAGGCCGAGGAAGCCCAGGGAGAAAAGGGACCCGGGCGCCATCGTCAGGAGAAGGCGGAGCCCTGCGCTTCAAGGGGACGGTTCAGAAAGGCCTTACGGTTGTCAAATATGCGGCAAACGCTTCAGGAGGGCTGAAACCCTGCGGCGTCACAACCGCGTCCACACAGGGGAGAAGCCTCACGCCTGCGACGTGTGTGGCAAAATGTTCCGTGAGCCTTTCCACCTCACCAAGCATCTGACCGTGCACTCCGGTCAGAAGAACTACAAATGCAACCTGTGCGGGAAGATGTTCGCCTACGCACAGAGCCTGGTGAGACACGGGAAGTTGCACAGAAAAGGGGAGATCGACAGCCAGGGGAGGAGAATAAAAGGTGCCGCAGCcgcagccgccgccgccgccgccgccgccatcAGTCAAGTCGCCAACTCCGGAAACTCTGACTACTTCTCATCCTGCTCCCAAGGAGAAAAGTCGCCTACGTCCGGAACCCCCTCCCAGAGGCTTTATACGTGTACAGTGTGCTGGAAATCGTTCCGCCACTACTTCCACCTGACGGCGCATCAACAGACCGTCCACGGCGGCGGGGTAGGGCTGGAGAAGTCCTTTCGTTGTGAGGTATGCGGTAAAGCCTTCGCCTACTCCAACAGCTTAGTGCGGCACAAGCTGTCTCAGCATGGAATCGATCGCAACGGCCAACGGGTCAACCATTCCCAACCCTCCGGATACTCGCCCCTCTTCTACGACTCCCCGTCGAGTTCCAACTACACCGGGTCGTCTCACATGCAGCAAGGGGCATcggggcagcagcagcagcaacaacaacaaccacaacagcaaccacaacaacagcagcagcaacaacaacaacaacaacaaccgccacagcagcagcagcagcagcagcagcagcaacaacagcagctgcagcacccTTTTCACTACCGCTCAAAAAACTTCCAAAAGCGGCATGGACAGACAAGAaagcacaggaaaaaaaaaaggcgaaTAGTGATCCATAGCATCATGAGAGACGGAAAGCTGGTGGGCGTCCCACTGAGTAAAGACACACGCAGGAAGCTGCTGATCCTGAGGAAACGGAGGGGCAGACTGCAGGCTCAgcttaacaaaaaaaagctcCTCGCCCAGCTGAGAATGAAGGGCGGCATGACGAAAGTAAAGTCGTGGTACGGAGGCGCCGTGAAAGTAACGGGGATCACCTCAATGGATGTCCCCATCAAACGCTTCCCTTGTCCGATCTGCCCCAGCACCACGTACGCCAAGCAGGGTTTTCTGCTGGTCCACCACGCCATAAGGCACCCACCGAGAAACTCAGGCCGCCACGCCCGCCTGCGGTGCCAGGTGTGTGGAAGACGCACCAGCTCGTTACACAAAGCCTTGAAACACAGGGGCCAGCATCTAAAGCAAGCCGCGTTCCAGTGCCGCAGATGCCGACACCGCTTCTGGAACTCCCGGCTCCTAGCCCGCCACATGTTCTCCTGTCGGGGGATCACCACAAGCAGCGGGGGCGGGATCTGGGGACTGATGAAGATTAAATCTCCGTTGCCGTCTCAGTCAGATAGCGATCATTCACCAGTCCAGCTGACGGTCCCAGTTGTGGTCCAGCCTGAGAGATCAACAGTTCTGACTGAGTacagtcagtaa